In Rhea pennata isolate bPtePen1 chromosome 8, bPtePen1.pri, whole genome shotgun sequence, one genomic interval encodes:
- the DNTTIP2 gene encoding deoxynucleotidyltransferase terminal-interacting protein 2 has protein sequence MVATRQAARRGEPRPAAAGGTGSPRGREPPGAAEMASAENSTPVPMRMTRRRSRATSRPEVIHESQLEELEHAEKKSDVSDTLEMQMTRNQNKTVAESVAEPQADGDLSETESNCSSVSGLHTPLIIRVTRRRQIVVPYQPDSPSKKRRDKTAFLNELSRTQDEDDVSEAESCSSAVSGVRIPDVTRTTSRQSKKKVQSDPICEAQDEDTSDAESCCFLTEPSVTTKRITRSMRMKSQTENTEQTEKVNKAVSEDQNLVEDTVKSEPVTISDSRPAGKCLSDTGEDVASLSQDNKEPNFLKSKCSPRSASTTLREDVKQDFLNDTTPSSLAKVAQRNITESPRIKDIQTVGVADSKEECGQIQEECSQILMVGGKLRSMDLTLTDYMSLKQSLESEGQIISNRSKKKSEEERADAETAVQESFNHTDELSMQKQSSEVSSPQKDIPIAQTTDNVGKSRMLEISIGSDEDQTGQHTEPESHGSKGSNRKNDSFALFLSKGESSESENSDDVCIGEKDQNCIEADERTPSLNKSLEDNSLHAEGLFVIDTEPGMSSSQKYYLDQVDLVSDAGSKPDGSAKVEESSDLEEAEEELLDEDEKDEEDELLKNKIDVLHLSSSIDPGLNIKKLGGLYISFDAKNQKPSSNVIKQLKEKKKDELLQKSIITPDFEKKECVPPFRESLHQLKKQRKAEREKTTGDGWFGMKAPEITSELKNDLKVLKMRASLDPKHFYKKNDREGFPKYFQVGTVVDSPIDFYHSRIPKKQRKRTIVEELLADSEFRRYNKRKYQEIMSEKAAFAAGKKNRKKKKFHN, from the exons ATGGCATCTGCTGAAAATAGTACTCCTGTACCTATGAGGATGACTAGAAGAAGGAGTAGAGCAACTTCTAGGCCAGAGGTAATTCATGAATCTCAACTTGAAGAGCTggaacatgcagaaaaaaaatcgGATGTCAGTGATACCTTAGAGATGCAAATGACTAGAAATCAGAACAAAACTGTTGCAGAATCAGTTGCTGAACCACAAGCTGATGGAGATTTGTCAGAAACAGAATCAAACTGTTCTTCTGTGTCTGGTCTTCATACACCTTTGATTATAAGGGTTACAAGACGACGACAAATAGTAGTTCCTTATCAGCCAGATTCTCCTTCCAAAAAGAGGCGTGACAAGACAGCTTTTCTAAATGAGTTAAGCAGAACTCAAGATGAAGATGATGTCTCTGAAGCTGAGTCTtgttcttctgctgtttctggtgTCCGAATACCTGATGTTACCAGAACTACAAGTaggcaaagcaaaaagaaagtgcAATCAGATCCAATTTGTGAAGCCCAGGATGAAGATACTTCTGATGCAGAGTCATGCTGTTTTCTTACCGAACCATCTGTCACTACCAAACGAATTACTAGGAGCATGCGAATGAaatcacaaacagaaaatactgagcaGACTGAGAAAGTAAACAAAGCTGTTTCAGAAGATCAGAATTTAGTTGAAGACACAGTTAAATCTGAGCCAGTAACAATTTCTGACTCTAGACCTGCTGGAAAATGTCTCTCTGATACAGGAGAAGATGTTGCCTCTCTCAGTCAGGATAATAAAGAACCCAATTTTCTTAAGAGCAAATGTTCTCCCAGATCTGCCAGTACAACCCTGAGAGAAGATGTGAAGCAAGATTTTTTGAATGATACGACACCCAGTAGTCTTGCAAAAGTAGCACAGAGAAATATCACTGAATCACCTAGAATAAAGGATATACAGACTGTTGGAGTAGCTGACTCAAAGGAAGAGTGTGGCCAAATACAAGAAGAGTGCAGTCAGATACTTATGGTGGGGGGGAAATTAAGGAGCATGGATCTTACTTTGACTGACTACATGAGTCTCAAACAATCTTTAGAATCCGAAGGGCAAATAATATcaaatagaagtaaaaaaaaatcagaagaggaaagagcagatGCTGAGACAGCTGTACAGGAGTCTTTCAACCATACTGATGAATTAAGCATGCAGAAGCAATCCAGTGAGGTGAGCAGCCCACAAAAGGACATACCTATTGCACAAACGACTGATAATGTTGGCAAATCCAGAATGCTTGAAATCAGTATAGGCAGTGATGAAGACCAAACAGGACAACATACTGAACCTGAATCCCATGGCAGCAAAGGatcaaacaggaaaaatgattcttttgCGTTGTTTCTGAGTAAAGGTGAAAGCAGTGAATCTGAAAATAGTGATGACGTGTGTATAGGGGAAAAGGATCAGAATTGTATAGAAGCAGATGAGAGGACACCTTCCTTGAACAAATCTTTAGAAGACAATTCACTGCATGCTGAAGGACTTTTTGTAATCGATACTGAGCCAGGCATGAGTTCTAGCCAAAAGTATTATCTAGATCAGGTAGACCTAGTTAGTGATGCTGGAAGTAAGCCTGACGGAAGTGCAAAAGTTGAAGAATCATCTGATCTGGAAGAGGCTGAAGAGGAATTGCTAGATGAAGATGAGAAAGATGAAGAAGACGAATTGTTGAAAAATAAGATTGATGT tttaCATCTGTCCAGCAGCATAGATCCTGGTTTGAATATCAAGAAGCTTGGAGGTTTATATATTAGTTTTGatgcaaaaaaccaaaaacctaGCTCAAATGTAATTAAgcaactgaaggaaaaaaagaaggatgag ctcTTGCAAAAAAGTATAATAACTccagattttgaaaagaaggaatGTGTTCCACCCTTTAGGGAGTCCCTTCACCAGCTGAAGAAACAGCGCAAG GCAGAGCGAGAGAAAACAACAGGTGATGGTTGGTTTGGTATGAAAGCTCCAGAAATCACAAGTGAACTGAAAAATGATCTCAAGGTTTTGAAGATGAGAGCTTCATTGGACCCTAAGcacttttataaaaagaatgacagagaaggttttccaaaatatttccag gttGGAACCGTGGTTGATTCTCCCATAGACTTTTACCACAGCCGAATCCctaagaaacaaaggaaaagaacaattGTTGAAGAGCTGCTTGCAGATTCTGAGTTTAGAAG ATATAATAAAAGGAAGTATCAGGAGATCATGagtgaaaaagcagcttttgcagcaGGGAAGAAGAATCGGAAGAAGAAGAAGTTTCACAATTaa